The window GTAGACGCCCTCGACCTTCGAGAGGGCGCGCAGAAGCTCGGCACGCGAAAGACCCTGCCGCACGGCGGCGTCGTATGCGTCCATCAGAGCCGGCATGACGACCTCGCCCTCGCCGATGACGAAGGCGTCGACGAAGAGGCTCAACGGCTCGGGGTTGAACGTGGCGCAAGGGCCGCCCGCGAGGACGATGGCGTCCTGCTCGCCGCGCTCCGCCGCCAGAAGTCTGACCTTGCCGAGCTGCAGGATGCGCAGCAGGTTGAAGTAGTCCATCTCGAAGGAGACGGCAAAGCCGATCAAAGAGAAGCGATGGAGCGGCTGCTGGTTCTCCAGGCTCAGAAGCGGCGTGCCCGTACGCTCATGCTCGCGCTGTTCCTCGTCGCTCGGCAGGAAGAAGCGCTCGCACGCCGTGTCGCCGCGTCGGTTCAAGAGGTCGTAGATGATGTGCAGACCGAGGTTCGACATGCCGACGAAGTAGGAATTCGGGTATACGAGCGCGAAGGCGCGCCGCGTGCCCGTCGGAAACGAAAAATAGCCTTGCTCGCGTTCCAACTGCTCGCGCAGACGCCGCTTGATCTTCCAGCTCAAGACGGGTTCTTCTCCCTGAGCAGCGCTTCCAACTCCTCGCGGAAGCCGCTGATGTCGGCAAACTTGCGGTAGACCGAGGCGAAGCGGATGTAGGCGACCTCGTCGAAGTTCTTGAGCTTCTCCATCACGAGTTCGCCGATGTCGCGCGTGTAGACCTCGCGATCCATCGTGTTGCGAAGCTCCTTTTCGATCTCATCCGCCAGGGCGACGATGCGCTCCGTCGGAATGTCGCGCTTGTCGCACGAGCGTATGAGGCCGTTCAGCAGCTTGTTGCGGTCGAAGACGACACGCCTGCCGTCATTTTTAATAACCATCAGCGGAATCTTCTCCACTGTCTCGTATGTCGTAAAGCGCTTGCCGCACGACGTGCACTCCCTGCGGCGGCGAATGGTATTGCCGTCGTCAGCTGCACGCGAGTCGACGACGCGGCTGTCCTCCTCCTTGCAAAATGGGCAACGCATCTATATCCCCTTCTCTTTTCTTCGTTTTCTTCTCGTTTTTTCTACCGTCTCGCGCCGCTTCGGACGCAGCAGACACTTCTTCCCGTAGCCAATGAGGTCGCTCCTGCCCGCCAGATGCAGCGCTTTGCGCACGATGGCGTCGTTCTCGGGCAGCCAATATTGCAGAAGCGCGCGCTGCATCCTCTTCTCCTCCGCCTTTTTCGCCGTATAGACCTTCTCGCCTGTCAGAGGAT of the Selenomonas sputigena genome contains:
- the nrdR gene encoding transcriptional regulator NrdR codes for the protein MRCPFCKEEDSRVVDSRAADDGNTIRRRRECTSCGKRFTTYETVEKIPLMVIKNDGRRVVFDRNKLLNGLIRSCDKRDIPTERIVALADEIEKELRNTMDREVYTRDIGELVMEKLKNFDEVAYIRFASVYRKFADISGFREELEALLREKNPS